The Sporocytophaga myxococcoides DSM 11118 genome includes the window ACGTCCCGGACGCGCAGTATTTATGAAGGTCATTACACAATTTTAATGTAGCCAAAATTCAATACTATACAAGCATATTTAAATCTCTTTACTAAACATTATTAAACATCATATATTATTCAAATGAAAAAGTTACAGTTTTCCAGTACTATGTTTTTTCTGCTCGGGCTATTCATATGTTTGAGCTTCAGTTCATGTAAAAAGAAGGATGATCCTTCACCAAGTGGAAGTAGTGAAACTGCCTATTTGTACACAGGAAGATATACTACACCCGACGGAAGAAAATTTTTAATGGGAGCCTTCCCTGCTGTCCCAACTTCCAATCCTGATATGTCCAAACTTACTGAACTTACAGGTACAAGTGTAGCGACATTTACCTATAATGGCTTTGTATATAGCTGGGATGGTGAAGCTTCTACAATGACAAAATGGAAGGTGGAAGATAATTTGCAATTAACCAAATTAGATATCCTGAGCTTTGTAAACACAGGGATATCCGGAAATAATTTCGGAGCAGCATTTTTCTCAGAGACTGAAGCATATCTACCTGGCTTAAGACAAAATATAATGGTAAAATGGAATCCTGCTGATATGACCATTACTGAATCAATCAATGTACAATCTCCCAATACAACCTATGAAGCATGGAACTGGAGAACCTATATTTCAGGTGATAATCTGGTAATTCCTCTGGAGCTAAATGATTTTGATAAACTTACCGTAGAATCTAAAGTGATTGTGGCAATATTTAATACAAAAAATAAAACAATCACTTATGCGGAAGATAATAGAGTCCCTGGGAATAGCATGATGTTTCCTGATGAGAACGGAAATCTCTATTCATATCCATCGGCTACTACACCTTTTATGGAACATTATGGTCCTGACAACAACTATCCTGCACAAGGTGGTATGATCAGAATCAATAAAGGAGAAAGTAGTTTTGATCCAAACTTCTATGTAAATGTTATGGAAGTAACTGGTGGTGCTGCAATAATGGGAATGTTTTATGCAGGCAATAATAACTGGCTTGTAAAGCAATATAAGAGTGAGTCTGATTTTCCTGCAACTGAGGATTTATGGGATTTCTGGAATAAAGAATTAGAATTCAAATTAATGAATCATGATGCTAAAACTTCTGTGGCATTTCCCGGCAAAAGCAATGGTTATTCAGGGAACAATAGCTGGTTTATTGTAGATGGTAAATATTATCATCAAAACCCAAATAAGGTTACTGGCAATACAGAAATTGGTACTATCAGTGCAAATGGATGGGAGAAAATTTATGAAATTCAAGGTGGCGATTTGAGTGACCTTGCGAGAATCAGATAATGTCAATTAAGAAAAACATAAAAATTATACATCGCTGGCTCGGATTTATATCCGGGCTGGTGGTGTTTATTGTGGCGCTTACAGGTGCGATATATGCTTTTGAAGAGGAAATCTCAGATTTGATATATCCATATCAGACTATTCCGATTCAAAAAGCTCCGGAAATATCTATTGAAACTATTAAAGAAGCTTGTTCTCCTTACTTAGATCATATTAATGCAATTTATTTTGAAGGAAAGGGCAGGCCTATAGCCGTAAGAGAAATAGGAAAAAATTCCAACGGTCAGCGCTATAACAAATATTTATATCTCAATCCATATACTGCAGAGGTAGTTCATAAAAAATTTGATAACTCTAAATCCTTTTTTGATATAGTTATTGGTTTGCACATAAATTTATTATTGGGAGATGTAGGTTCTTACATAGTAAAATATGGGACACTTATCTTTTTAATAATACTTTTATCCGGAATTTACCTGTGGTGGCCTAAAAATAAAAAGGGAGTAAAGCAGCGATTTACTTTGGATTGGAAAAATTCTACCAAGTGGAAACGCAAGAACTTTGACCTGCATACAGTTCTTGGTTTTTATGCTTCTGTATTTGTATTGTTTGCTGCCATAACCGGATTAGCCTGGACTTTTGACTGGATGGACAAGGCAATATATGCTACAGCTACATTTGGAAAACCTTATAAAACCTGGGAAGAAACACTTTCAGTATCGGATACTTTACTACACCCCATCTCATCTATTGAAGATCTTGTAATGGATAAAGCTATTAAGGATTTAAATGGAGCTTATATAAGTAAACGATTTTACATTCCATCATCTACAACAGAAGCTTTCAGAATTTACTTCACTCC containing:
- a CDS encoding DUF4374 domain-containing protein, which codes for MKKLQFSSTMFFLLGLFICLSFSSCKKKDDPSPSGSSETAYLYTGRYTTPDGRKFLMGAFPAVPTSNPDMSKLTELTGTSVATFTYNGFVYSWDGEASTMTKWKVEDNLQLTKLDILSFVNTGISGNNFGAAFFSETEAYLPGLRQNIMVKWNPADMTITESINVQSPNTTYEAWNWRTYISGDNLVIPLELNDFDKLTVESKVIVAIFNTKNKTITYAEDNRVPGNSMMFPDENGNLYSYPSATTPFMEHYGPDNNYPAQGGMIRINKGESSFDPNFYVNVMEVTGGAAIMGMFYAGNNNWLVKQYKSESDFPATEDLWDFWNKELEFKLMNHDAKTSVAFPGKSNGYSGNNSWFIVDGKYYHQNPNKVTGNTEIGTISANGWEKIYEIQGGDLSDLARIR
- a CDS encoding PepSY-associated TM helix domain-containing protein; the protein is MSIKKNIKIIHRWLGFISGLVVFIVALTGAIYAFEEEISDLIYPYQTIPIQKAPEISIETIKEACSPYLDHINAIYFEGKGRPIAVREIGKNSNGQRYNKYLYLNPYTAEVVHKKFDNSKSFFDIVIGLHINLLLGDVGSYIVKYGTLIFLIILLSGIYLWWPKNKKGVKQRFTLDWKNSTKWKRKNFDLHTVLGFYASVFVLFAAITGLAWTFDWMDKAIYATATFGKPYKTWEETLSVSDTLLHPISSIEDLVMDKAIKDLNGAYISKRFYIPSSTTEAFRIYFTPEKGTNYKDILYYYDQRTGRLLKKETPEDKNNGEYLRDMYYDIHVGQLLGFPGRVAMFFACLITASLPVTGFIIWWGRRNKKNRTSNKSSSKSRPSLQHN